The Onthophagus taurus isolate NC chromosome 2, IU_Otau_3.0, whole genome shotgun sequence genome includes a window with the following:
- the LOC111427224 gene encoding octopamine receptor beta-2R-like — MIVNAMASFSATLTASTHVPTLINITSINNKTNITNIENLHPDWTQLIVLVVKACVFGTIILCAVFGNALVIISVHRHRKLRVITNYYVVSLAMADMLVALCAMTFNASVELSGQWLFGAFMCDVWNSLDVYFSTASILHLCCISVDRYYAIVRPLEYPLTMTTKTVSFMLANVWILPALISFTPIFLGWYTTEEHKAYRLENPDSCDFVVNKYYAIISSSISFWIPGIVMLTMYLRIYKEAIRQRKALSRTSSNIILNSIHQHRTSTYNPRYTEHFLHPSDGELMTIGQINGRRSTSSGSAISYGTTSGDNSKAATELNINGTTIRQQSKSWRAEHKAARTLGIIMGAFMLCWLPFFLWYVISTLCGGDCSTPGVVVAMLFWIGYFNSALNPLIYAYFNRDFREAFKDTLLCVLPCCFGCWKNPARFL; from the exons ATGATAGTAAATGCGATGGCTTCATTTTCAGCAACACTAACAGCAAGTACACATGTTCCGACGTTAATAAACATCACTAGTATCAACAACAAAACGAACATTAcgaatattgaaaatttacatCCGGATTGGACTCAACTAATAGTTTTAGTAGTAAAAGCTTGCGTATTTGGTACAATCATATTGTGCGCGGTTTTTGGTAACGCTTTGGTAATAATAAGTGTGCATCGACACCGAAAACTTCGGGTGATAACTAATTATTATGTAGTGAGTCTTGCCATGGCTGATATGTTGGTGGCGTTGTGTGCGATGACTTTTAATGCTAGTGTTGAACTAAGCGGCCAATGGCTTTTTGGTGCTTTTATGTGCGACGTATGGAACTCATTAGACGTTTATTTTTCAACCGCCTCTATCTTACATTTATGTTGCATAAGTGTTGATAGGTATTACGCTATAGTTCGTCCATTAGAGTACCCACTCACAATGACAACAAAGACTGTTAGTTTTATGTTAGCAAACGTTTGGATATTACCGGCCCTTATTAGTTTCACACCAATTTTCTTAGGTTGGTACACCACAGAGGAACACAAAGCGTATAGATTAGAAAACCCCGATTCATGTGATTTCGTCGTCAATAAATATTACGCAATCATCAGCAGTTCGATTAGTTTTTGGATTCCAGGAATCGTCATGTTAACTATGTACTTAAGAATTTATAAAGAGGCTATTAGGCAACGGAAAGCCCTATCACGGACTTCCAGTAATATTATACTCAACTCGATACACCAACATAGAACATCTACTTACAATCCGAGATACACGGAACATTTTCTCCATCCTTCCGATGGCGAACTTATGACGATTGGCCAGATAAATGGGCGAAGAAGTACTAGTTCCGGTTCCGCTATATCATACGGAACCACCTCTGGAGACAACAGTAAAGCAGCGACAGAACTAAATATTAATG GTACAACAATAAGACAGCAATCTAAAAGTTGGAGAGCTGAACACAAAGCCGCCAGAACTTTGGGTATAATAATGGGAGCTTTCATGTTGTGCTGGTTACCATTTTTTCTATG GTACGTAATATCGACTTTATGCGGCGGAGATTGCTCGACGCCGGGCGTCGTCGTCGCCATGCTTTTCTGGATCGGTTACTTCAACTCCGCCCTTAACCCCCTCATATACGCTTACTTCAATCGAGATTTTAGGGAGGCTTTTAAGGATACGTTACTTTGCGTCCTACCATGCTGTTTTGGATGTTGGAAGAATCCAGCCAGATTTCTCTAG
- the LOC111427225 gene encoding uncharacterized protein, whose amino-acid sequence MDKLGCIDNIGVDDPGVSTELPAINISNKVVQIPTTSSSQTNDFCITEDYDPSDYITDDEKIENNGVVINSYLEDFLQREDELRRLMSLNNFNQIMKNEVQSDEKGETNVLSNEDVAILSDLETKLYDIQKRYNDLLNINSAESESEENEEEDKVEEDMLEFEEARKKLRDIDKCLENINNEKLNEKPEKYLKSFPTEDTKFIEKEYLNSLNEMTKQLDSLTCDELEVFLDEGLLACDNILELN is encoded by the exons ATGGATAAACTAGGATGTATCGATAATATTGGTGTTGATGATCCTG GTGTAAGTACAGAATTACCTGCaattaatatatcaaataaaGTTGTTCAAATACCCACAACTTCATCTTCACAAACTAATGATTTTTGTATAACCGAAGATTACGATCCTTCAGATTACATAACTGATGatgaaaaaatcgaaaataacgGAGTTGTGATAAATAGTTACTTGGAGGATTTTCTTCAAAGAGAAGATGAATTAAGAAGGTTGATgagtttgaataattttaatcaaattatgaAGAATGAAGTGCAATCTGATGAAAAAGGAGAGACGAACGTTTTGAGTAACGAAGATGTGGCGATTTTAAGCGATTTGGAAACAAAGCTGTATGATATCCAAAAGCGTTATAACGATCTATTGAATATAAACTCCGCCGAGTCAGAATCTGAGgaaaatgaagaggaagatAAGGTTGAGGAGGATATGTTAGAGTTTGAAGAAGCTCGTAAAAAGCTTCGAGATATCGATAAATGTTTAGAAAATATCAATAAcgaaaagttaaatgaaaaacctgaaaaatatttaaaatcttttccaACAGAGGACACAAAATTCATTGAGAAAGAATACCTTAACAGCTTAAACGAAATGACGAAACAACTGGACAGTTTAACATGTGATGAATTAGAAGTATTTTTAGATGAGGGGTTATTGGCGTGCGATAACATTTTGGAGTTGAATTGA
- the LOC111427223 gene encoding octopamine receptor beta-1R-like, with product MNKIDIILGLPTTIEDNFTNELNKTLNRTELIYRNGSFYTYTTSIAVDGESSLRKSIVFFLVAIKTTVMIFIIIAALFGNLLVIVSVMRHRKLRVITNYFVVSLALADMLVAIWAMCFNFSVEVTGGVWLFGYFMCDVWNSLDVYFSTASILHLCCISVDRYYAIVQPLDYPLIMTTTRLAIMLSIVWCSPALVSFLPIFMEWYTTDVQLAFRKKNPQVCTFTVNRTYSVISSSVSFWVPGMVMILMYYKIYMEADRQERMLYRSKVAAALLNKHLQINGISAGLTTLPQTVDMNLVEEKSVDPGASNKMKRERKAARTLGIIVSAFLACWLPFFLWYVITSLCGPEYCYSPPGVVTLVFWIGYFNSALNPVIYAYFNREFRVAFKKTLQNCCRLSPRLMCGLRCRSRGDRGNYSNASSEIHLNNHHVKPLEHRKTNLNFPGSHPDIIHHQRLSYNISEGEVITLQSEAVI from the exons atgaataaaatagatataatCCTCGGTTTACCGACCACAATCGAAGACAATTTTACAAACGaacttaataaaacattaaatagaACCGAATTAATATACAGAAATGGCTCCTTTTATACATACACGACCAGTATCGCTGTTGATGGCGAGTCTTCCTTGAGAAAATCAATAGTGTTCTTTTTAGTAGCGATAAAAACCACTGTAATGATATTCATAATCATAGCAGCATTGTTCGGTAATTTATTAGTTATAGTATCCGTTATGAGGCACCGAAAATTACGTGTAATCACAAACTATTTCGTTGTAAGCTTGGCCCTAGCAGACATGCTGGTAGCTATATGGGCGATGTGCTTCAATTTTAGTGTAGAGGTGACCGGTGGTGTTTGGCTCTTTGGTTACTTTATGTGCGACGTGTGGAATTCTTTAGACGTGTATTTCTCAACTGCGTCTATATTACATTTATGTTGTATTAGTGTTGATAGATATTACGCGATAGTGCAACCCCTCGATTATCCTTTAATAATGACTACAACCCGTTTGGCTATAATGCTCAGTATAGTATGGTGTAGCCCCGCGTTGGTCTCATTTTTACCAATATTTATGGAATGGTACACCACAGATGTTCAACTTGCATTTAGAAAGAAAAATCCTCAAGTGTGTACGTTCACCGTAAATAGAACCTACTCTGTTATTTCATCCAGCGTAAGCTTTTGGGTCCCTGGAATGGTTATGATACTTATGTATTATAAGATTTATATGGAAGCTGATCGACAAGAACGAATGTTATATag GAGTAAAGTGGCTGCGGCTCTTTTAAACAAACATCTCCAAATCAATGGAATCTCTGCCGGCCTTACCACCCTTCCCCAAACTGTAGACATGAATTTGGTGGAGGAAAAATCGGTCGATCCCGGTGCAAGTAACAAGATGAAACGGGAACGGAAAGCTGCTAGGACTTTGGGGATTATCGTATCGGCTTTCCTTGCATGCTGGTTACCTTTCTTCTTGTG GTACGTGATAACATCACTGTGTGGTCCGGAATACTGCTACAGCCCTCCAGGGGTCGTCACGCTAGTTTTCTGGATTGGGTACTTCAACTCAGCTCTAAATCCCGTTATATACGCGTACTTCAACAGAGAATTCAGGGTTGCATTTAAGAAGACGTTACAAAACTGCTGTCGTCTTTCGCCGAGACTTATGTGTGGTTTAAGATGTAGGTCAAGAGGTGATCGGGGAAATTATAGCAACGCTTCCAGTGAAATACACCTAAATAATCATCACGTGAAACCGTTGGAACACCGGAAAACCAATCTTAATTTTCCCGGATCACACCCGGATATCATCCATCATCAAAGGCTCAGCTATAACATATCGGAAGGCGAGGTTATCACGTTGCAAAGCGAGGCGGTAATCTAA